In Xenorhabdus poinarii G6, the following are encoded in one genomic region:
- a CDS encoding DNA polymerase III subunit psi translates to MTKRDRLLSQLGITQWVLRSPMALQGELSVLIPDSTRLLIISHDHIDLSHSLFTDIFTAMGIDASSVYCITTKDVELLLESIHCPFWLLGVDITLSIQGISLRSPTLNDLSLDGNAKRALWQQIYHYEEYFSINPR, encoded by the coding sequence ATGACAAAGCGTGACAGATTACTTTCCCAACTGGGGATCACCCAATGGGTTTTGCGTAGCCCAATGGCTTTGCAAGGTGAATTATCTGTCCTCATCCCTGATTCAACCCGTCTATTGATCATTAGCCACGATCACATCGACTTAAGTCATTCATTGTTTACTGACATTTTTACCGCCATGGGGATTGATGCCTCATCGGTATATTGCATCACGACAAAAGATGTTGAGTTACTTTTGGAATCAATCCACTGCCCATTTTGGCTGTTGGGCGTTGATATTACCTTATCAATACAAGGGATTTCTTTGAGAAGCCCAACATTAAATGACTTATCTCTTGATGGGAATGCAAAACGTGCTCTTTGGCAACAAATTTACCATTATGAAGAATATTTCTCTATTAATCCCCGTTGA
- a CDS encoding sulfite exporter TauE/SafE family protein, whose product MLLIPELAVGAMVGLIISTTGVGGGVVVLPILTYLFGLDALASVATANLLSMLMKISSSYMHFRMGNIPLRQSLIILLIMIPGTMLASYGVTMLNHVSHHQVQLEWGINLLVLLAILFSLYLFYHRIRQPQSQISQTQQSRLIKPLLLPGTGAGLVLGATGVGGGIVVLPLMLRYAQMSIKQAVGASLFVTMMLSGSSAFAYAYGGHTNWKLALVLFVGSLLTIPFARYVMKRLSDKVLQYVTLFLILCSAVLMGFRLV is encoded by the coding sequence ATGTTATTGATCCCTGAACTGGCGGTTGGGGCAATGGTAGGCTTAATTATCAGCACGACAGGTGTGGGTGGTGGCGTCGTCGTTTTGCCAATCCTGACCTATCTGTTTGGATTGGATGCGCTGGCATCTGTAGCCACTGCGAATCTCCTTTCAATGTTGATGAAAATATCATCTTCTTATATGCACTTTCGTATGGGCAACATTCCCTTACGTCAATCGTTGATTATTCTGCTTATCATGATACCTGGTACGATGTTGGCCAGTTATGGGGTAACAATGTTGAATCATGTCAGTCATCATCAGGTGCAACTTGAATGGGGAATTAATTTGTTAGTTTTATTGGCTATCTTATTTTCCCTTTATCTTTTTTATCACCGAATACGTCAGCCACAGTCACAGATAAGCCAGACACAACAATCCAGGCTGATTAAACCGCTCTTATTGCCAGGGACAGGGGCAGGGTTAGTACTGGGGGCAACGGGGGTCGGTGGGGGCATCGTCGTGCTGCCGTTAATGTTGCGTTATGCACAGATGAGTATTAAGCAAGCCGTTGGTGCTTCCCTTTTTGTCACCATGATGTTATCCGGCTCATCGGCTTTCGCTTATGCATATGGCGGGCATACGAATTGGAAACTAGCGTTGGTGCTGTTTGTGGGATCTTTGCTGACAATTCCTTTTGCCCGGTATGTGATGAAGCGTTTGTCTGACAAGGTATTACAATACGTCACATTATTTTTGATCTTGTGCAGCGCCGTGTTGATGGGATTCCGATTAGTTTGA
- a CDS encoding helix-turn-helix domain-containing protein → MEKKDWHPADIIAELKKRGTTLSEVSREAGLASSTLANALQRHWPKGERLIATALERTPEEIWPSRYERK, encoded by the coding sequence ATGGAAAAAAAAGATTGGCATCCTGCTGACATCATCGCTGAATTAAAAAAACGCGGCACCACATTATCAGAAGTCTCTCGAGAAGCAGGGCTGGCGTCATCCACTCTTGCCAATGCACTGCAACGACACTGGCCAAAAGGTGAGCGTCTGATTGCAACAGCGCTGGAACGCACGCCAGAAGAAATATGGCCTTCGCGTTATGAAAGAAAATAG
- a CDS encoding nucleoside hydrolase produces the protein MLPKKIILDCDPGHDDAIALLLAHGNPDIELLAVTTVVGNQTLNKVTRNALCIAHIANIHNVPFAAGCHRPLVREIKIAPDIHGESGLDGPILPEPTMKLDARHAVDLIIDVIMENPPNSVTLVPTAGLTNIAMAVRKAPQIVERVKEVVLMGGGYHKGNKSAVAEFNIVIDPEAAHIVFNEKWPLTMVGLDLTHQAQATPDIIDAITQINTRTSQFVLDALKFFGDRYREHQGFGYPPVHDPCAVAYVIDPHVMTTQKVPVNIELTGTLTTGMTVADFRFPPPEDCHTQVAVKLDCARFWQLVIDALKTIGETTDPG, from the coding sequence ATGCTACCCAAGAAAATTATCCTGGATTGCGATCCCGGACATGATGATGCCATTGCGCTTCTGCTTGCCCACGGAAACCCTGATATTGAACTATTGGCTGTCACGACAGTTGTTGGTAACCAAACCCTGAATAAAGTCACCCGTAATGCCCTTTGCATCGCACATATCGCCAATATTCACAACGTTCCCTTTGCCGCAGGGTGTCACCGTCCACTGGTCAGAGAGATCAAGATCGCCCCGGACATTCACGGGGAAAGCGGCTTAGATGGCCCGATTCTGCCTGAACCAACAATGAAACTGGATGCGCGTCATGCGGTTGATTTAATTATTGATGTGATTATGGAAAATCCCCCCAACAGTGTGACACTGGTTCCGACTGCAGGTTTGACCAATATCGCGATGGCCGTGCGTAAAGCGCCGCAAATCGTTGAACGTGTAAAGGAAGTCGTATTGATGGGAGGGGGTTATCATAAAGGAAACAAAAGCGCCGTTGCCGAATTCAATATCGTGATCGATCCCGAAGCCGCCCACATTGTTTTTAATGAAAAATGGCCGCTGACGATGGTCGGTTTAGATCTTACCCATCAGGCTCAGGCAACACCGGACATTATTGATGCAATCACCCAGATTAACACACGTACATCTCAGTTCGTGTTAGATGCACTGAAATTTTTTGGGGACAGGTATCGTGAACATCAGGGATTTGGCTATCCCCCGGTCCATGATCCTTGTGCTGTAGCCTATGTGATCGATCCTCATGTAATGACGACGCAAAAAGTTCCCGTGAATATCGAGCTAACAGGCACATTAACAACCGGGATGACCGTGGCGGATTTCCGTTTTCCGCCCCCTGAAGATTGTCATACCCAAGTTGCAGTCAAATTAGATTGCGCCAGATTCTGGCAGTTAGTGATTGATGCCCTGAAAACAATCGGTGAAACCACTGATCCTGGTTAA
- a CDS encoding TatD family hydrolase, whose translation MFIDTHCHFDFPPFAGDEIASLEQARQMGVEKIIVPTVSHMHFQSVSALAETYSSIYAAFGLHPLYVAEHQEMHLVALDQKLQKKEAKCVAVGEIGLDLFMPDPQFEKQKSLLGAQLMLAKQHELPVILHARKSHDQLAAMLRKHKLPRTGVIHGFSGSLSQAQAFIRLGFYIGVGGTITYDRAQKTRHTISQLPLSSLVLETDAPDMPLSGFQGQPNRPERVAQVFSVLCQLRQERPDDIARQIYQNSVTLFAIA comes from the coding sequence ATGTTTATTGATACACATTGCCATTTTGACTTTCCCCCTTTTGCGGGTGATGAAATAGCGAGCCTGGAACAAGCCAGACAAATGGGGGTGGAGAAAATAATCGTTCCCACGGTGAGCCACATGCACTTCCAGAGCGTTTCTGCGTTGGCTGAAACGTATTCTTCAATCTATGCGGCATTTGGTTTACACCCGCTCTATGTTGCTGAACACCAAGAAATGCATTTAGTGGCGTTGGATCAGAAACTACAGAAAAAAGAAGCTAAATGTGTCGCCGTGGGCGAAATTGGGCTTGATCTTTTCATGCCCGATCCGCAGTTTGAAAAGCAGAAAAGCCTGTTAGGTGCACAGCTAATGCTGGCGAAACAACATGAGTTACCCGTGATCCTCCACGCCAGAAAAAGTCATGATCAGTTGGCCGCGATGTTGAGAAAGCATAAGTTACCACGAACCGGGGTTATTCATGGTTTTTCAGGCAGTTTATCTCAGGCTCAAGCCTTTATTCGGCTGGGATTTTACATTGGCGTCGGAGGAACAATCACTTACGACAGGGCGCAAAAAACACGTCACACCATTTCACAATTACCTTTGTCATCGTTGGTCTTGGAAACGGATGCGCCTGACATGCCATTATCGGGGTTTCAGGGACAGCCTAACCGGCCAGAAAGGGTGGCACAGGTTTTTTCTGTATTGTGTCAACTGCGTCAAGAGCGGCCAGATGATATTGCCCGTCAAATTTATCAAAATAGTGTGACGTTATTCGCCATTGCCTGA
- the rimI gene encoding ribosomal protein S18-alanine N-acetyltransferase, giving the protein MKNISLLIPVDLPSAFQIEQASHAFPWSEKTFYSNQGERYINYKITQNDQIIGFAITQYVMDEATLFNIAIHPEHQLRGYGRALLTHLINILPDKQINTLWLEVRRSNHAAIRLYEDLGFNEVSVRKNYYPTATGKEDAIIMALPLLSEF; this is encoded by the coding sequence ATGAAGAATATTTCTCTATTAATCCCCGTTGACCTTCCCAGCGCATTTCAGATAGAACAGGCCAGCCATGCGTTTCCGTGGAGTGAAAAAACGTTTTATTCCAATCAGGGAGAACGTTATATCAACTATAAAATAACGCAGAATGACCAGATTATCGGTTTTGCGATAACCCAATATGTGATGGATGAAGCCACCCTATTTAATATTGCTATTCATCCTGAACATCAATTACGAGGATATGGTAGAGCATTATTAACCCATCTCATCAATATATTGCCTGACAAGCAGATAAACACCTTGTGGCTTGAGGTGCGGCGTTCTAATCACGCCGCGATTCGTTTATATGAAGATTTAGGCTTCAATGAAGTCTCTGTCCGCAAGAATTACTACCCGACGGCGACGGGAAAGGAAGATGCCATTATTATGGCGTTGCCGTTATTGAGTGAATTCTGA
- the phoA gene encoding alkaline phosphatase, producing MSRNDEKNRLATVVAILISGATLPVWAVSDANHVLDQHRAAQGNITEFGGARRVTQDQTAVLKAALNSNKAKNVILFIGDGMGDSEITIARNYAEGAGGFFKGIDALPFTGQYTHYSLNRKTQKPNYVTDSAASATAWATGVKTYNGALGIDVFGKPHQSILELAKKNGKATGNVTTAEIQDATPAALYAHVTMRKCYGPEETSQKCVTDALENGGKGSITEQLLAARADVTLGGGAKTFSQQSVFGLNKGKTLRQQALEQGYQWVTDAKSLAAVKEANQQRPLLGLFHEGNMDVAWEGAKAVYHGNIDEKPLKCAVNSQLDPNAPTLAQMTEKAIDLLKKNQNGFFLQVESASIDKQDHNANPCAQIGETVALDQAVQVGLQFAKEQGDTLVIVTADHAHASQIIGTNVESPGLTRSLITKDGAVMTVNYGNSEGDNQEHTGTQLRVAAYGPHAANVVGLTDQTDLFFTLRGAMGL from the coding sequence ATGTCGCGTAATGATGAAAAAAATCGGTTGGCTACGGTGGTTGCGATATTGATATCAGGCGCAACGCTGCCTGTCTGGGCGGTCAGTGATGCCAATCATGTGCTGGATCAACACCGGGCAGCACAAGGCAATATTACCGAGTTTGGTGGTGCGCGCCGTGTGACTCAGGATCAAACTGCCGTACTTAAGGCAGCCTTGAATAGCAACAAGGCTAAGAATGTGATCTTATTTATCGGTGATGGTATGGGCGATTCTGAAATTACCATTGCCCGTAATTATGCAGAAGGTGCAGGTGGATTTTTTAAAGGGATCGATGCGTTACCATTCACAGGGCAATATACACACTATTCGTTGAATAGGAAGACGCAGAAACCCAACTATGTGACAGATTCAGCCGCTTCTGCTACAGCCTGGGCGACGGGCGTAAAAACCTATAATGGCGCGTTGGGCATTGATGTTTTTGGCAAACCGCATCAATCCATTTTGGAACTGGCCAAAAAGAACGGTAAGGCAACGGGAAATGTCACCACGGCTGAAATTCAGGATGCCACCCCCGCGGCTTTATATGCGCATGTCACGATGCGTAAATGTTATGGTCCAGAAGAAACTTCGCAGAAATGTGTCACTGATGCGTTAGAAAATGGCGGCAAGGGATCTATTACCGAACAGTTGCTGGCAGCACGGGCAGATGTCACGTTGGGAGGAGGGGCGAAAACTTTTTCCCAACAATCGGTTTTCGGCCTTAATAAAGGGAAAACGTTGCGGCAACAGGCATTGGAACAGGGATATCAATGGGTAACTGATGCGAAATCGCTGGCAGCGGTCAAAGAGGCTAATCAACAACGACCATTGTTAGGGTTGTTCCATGAGGGAAATATGGATGTTGCCTGGGAAGGGGCAAAAGCCGTTTATCACGGTAATATTGATGAAAAACCGCTGAAATGCGCCGTGAATTCTCAATTAGATCCTAATGCCCCCACTTTGGCGCAAATGACAGAAAAAGCCATTGATTTACTGAAAAAGAACCAAAATGGTTTTTTCCTGCAAGTTGAAAGTGCTTCGATTGATAAACAGGATCATAATGCCAACCCTTGCGCACAGATTGGTGAAACCGTTGCTTTAGACCAGGCCGTACAGGTTGGCCTGCAATTTGCCAAAGAGCAGGGTGATACGCTTGTGATTGTGACGGCGGATCACGCTCATGCCAGCCAGATCATTGGTACCAATGTTGAATCCCCCGGCTTGACACGTTCACTGATAACAAAAGATGGCGCAGTGATGACAGTGAATTATGGCAATTCGGAAGGGGATAATCAGGAGCATACCGGAACACAGCTGCGTGTTGCCGCTTATGGCCCTCATGCCGCTAACGTTGTGGGTTTGACCGATCAGACGGATCTGTTCTTTACCCTACGCGGGGCTATGGGATTGTAA
- the prfC gene encoding peptide chain release factor 3, which translates to MSNSPFLQEVAKRRTFAIISHPDAGKTTITEKVLLFGQAIQKAGTVKGRGSNQHAKSDWMEMEKQRGISITTSVMQFPYGDCLVNLLDTPGHEDFSEDTYRTLTAVDCCLMVIDAAKGVEDRTRKLMEVTRLRDTPILTFMNKLDRDIRDPMALMDEVENELNIACSPITWPIGCGKSFKGVYHLYLDEIYLYQSGQGHTIQEVRAIKGLDNPELDAAVGEELANQLREELELVKGASHEFEQDAFLQGELTPVFFGTALGNFGVDHMLDGLVQWAPTPMPRQADGREVTANEEKFTGFVFKIQANMDPKHRDRVAFLRIVSGQYEKGMKLRQVRIKKDVVISDALTFMAGDRSHVEHAYPGDIIGLHNHGTIQIGDTFTQGEELKFTGIPNFAPELFRRIRLRDPLKQKQLLKGLVQLSEEGAVQVFRPLSNNDLIVGAVGVLQFDVVVARLKSEYNVEALYEPVNVTTARWVECSDVKKLEEFKRKNEQNLALDGGENLTYIAPTMVNLNLTRERYPDVVFRKTREH; encoded by the coding sequence ATGTCAAATTCTCCCTTTCTGCAAGAAGTTGCGAAACGACGCACATTTGCCATCATTTCCCACCCCGATGCAGGTAAAACGACTATTACCGAAAAAGTATTACTGTTCGGACAGGCGATCCAGAAAGCGGGTACGGTAAAAGGGCGAGGCTCTAACCAACACGCCAAATCAGACTGGATGGAGATGGAAAAACAGCGTGGTATTTCCATTACCACTTCCGTCATGCAGTTTCCTTATGGCGATTGTCTGGTTAACTTACTGGATACCCCCGGACACGAAGACTTCTCTGAAGATACCTACCGTACGCTAACCGCGGTTGACTGTTGTTTGATGGTGATTGATGCCGCAAAAGGGGTTGAGGATCGTACCCGTAAGCTGATGGAAGTGACCCGCCTGCGCGATACACCGATCCTGACCTTCATGAACAAGCTTGACCGTGATATCCGTGATCCCATGGCGTTGATGGATGAAGTGGAAAATGAACTGAACATTGCCTGTAGTCCGATAACATGGCCGATCGGTTGTGGTAAGTCCTTCAAAGGGGTTTATCATCTCTATCTTGATGAAATTTATCTGTATCAGTCTGGTCAAGGGCATACGATCCAGGAAGTGCGGGCGATTAAAGGATTGGATAATCCAGAGCTAGATGCCGCTGTGGGCGAAGAGCTGGCAAATCAACTCCGTGAAGAGCTGGAGCTTGTCAAAGGTGCATCCCATGAATTCGAGCAAGACGCATTTTTACAGGGAGAGTTGACGCCTGTCTTTTTTGGTACGGCATTGGGTAACTTCGGTGTTGACCACATGCTGGATGGCCTTGTTCAATGGGCGCCAACGCCAATGCCGCGTCAGGCCGATGGGCGTGAAGTGACCGCCAACGAAGAAAAATTCACTGGTTTTGTTTTCAAAATCCAGGCCAATATGGATCCGAAGCACCGTGACCGTGTAGCCTTTTTACGGATTGTTTCTGGTCAATATGAGAAAGGCATGAAACTGCGTCAAGTCCGCATTAAGAAAGACGTCGTGATTTCTGATGCACTGACGTTTATGGCAGGCGACCGTTCGCATGTTGAACATGCCTATCCGGGGGATATTATCGGTCTGCACAATCATGGCACAATTCAGATTGGTGATACATTTACCCAGGGTGAAGAGCTGAAATTTACCGGTATCCCTAACTTTGCACCTGAATTATTCCGCCGTATCCGTCTGCGTGACCCGTTGAAGCAGAAGCAATTGCTGAAAGGTCTGGTTCAGTTATCAGAAGAAGGTGCGGTACAGGTCTTCCGTCCTCTGTCCAATAACGATCTGATCGTGGGGGCGGTAGGTGTCCTTCAGTTTGATGTTGTTGTTGCTCGCTTGAAGAGTGAATACAACGTTGAAGCACTGTATGAGCCTGTTAACGTAACGACGGCTCGCTGGGTTGAGTGTAGTGATGTGAAGAAACTGGAAGAGTTCAAGCGCAAGAATGAACAAAACCTGGCTCTCGATGGCGGTGAGAATCTCACTTACATTGCCCCCACAATGGTCAACTTGAATTTGACCCGTGAGCGCTACCCTGATGTTGTTTTCCGTAAGACCCGGGAACACTAA
- a CDS encoding patatin-like phospholipase family protein gives MGKHVPVTLGNIAPLAYHSHIKPGKIALVCEGGGQRGIFTAGVLDEFLRLNFNPFELFLGTSAGAQNISAYLCGQRGYARKVINRYTTDPAFFNPLRFVRGGHLIDLDWYIETISAQLPLNIPVAMRQFESGREFYMCACRADNFEPVYLHPDAQNWMDIIKASSAIPGFYRNGVTLDDVVYQDGGIGDAIPVQEAYRRGADTIVVIRTVPSQLYYTPQWIKRMKRWLETSSLQKMVKMISRHAESYRRTHKFIKNPPNDVQIFEIYPPAPLATMALGSSFSALHQDYHLGRRCGRYFLATIGHTFVERKFGYEECKNYGVSRMKLHPEEVKHHCFRRNRFLNTCDTYPIVGSSVSDSMEHGHTTETMMMDNSDNK, from the coding sequence GTGGGAAAACATGTTCCAGTAACGTTGGGTAATATCGCACCGTTGGCTTATCACTCACACATAAAACCAGGAAAAATTGCACTGGTTTGTGAAGGAGGGGGGCAACGGGGAATTTTTACCGCGGGTGTTTTAGATGAATTTCTCCGTCTTAATTTTAATCCGTTTGAACTGTTTCTTGGGACATCGGCGGGAGCCCAAAACATTTCCGCCTACCTTTGCGGTCAGCGCGGTTATGCACGTAAAGTGATTAACCGTTATACCACCGATCCCGCCTTCTTTAATCCATTACGTTTTGTACGCGGCGGGCATCTCATCGATCTGGATTGGTATATTGAGACAATTTCTGCGCAATTGCCACTCAATATCCCTGTTGCAATGCGTCAGTTTGAGTCCGGGCGTGAATTCTATATGTGCGCTTGCCGTGCGGATAATTTTGAGCCGGTTTACCTGCATCCTGACGCTCAGAATTGGATGGATATTATCAAAGCGTCAAGTGCGATTCCGGGGTTTTACCGTAATGGGGTTACTCTGGATGATGTGGTTTACCAGGATGGCGGTATTGGCGATGCGATTCCTGTGCAGGAAGCCTATCGGCGCGGCGCGGATACGATTGTCGTGATTCGGACAGTTCCTTCACAACTTTATTATACCCCTCAGTGGATTAAGCGTATGAAGCGCTGGTTAGAGACCAGTAGCTTACAAAAAATGGTCAAGATGATCAGCCGTCATGCAGAAAGTTACCGCCGGACACATAAATTTATAAAAAACCCACCGAATGATGTCCAAATCTTTGAAATCTACCCGCCTGCTCCCTTAGCGACGATGGCTCTGGGAAGCAGTTTCAGCGCACTACATCAGGATTACCATTTGGGACGGCGTTGTGGACGGTATTTTCTGGCGACAATTGGCCATACTTTTGTAGAAAGAAAATTTGGGTATGAAGAATGTAAGAATTATGGAGTAAGCCGCATGAAGTTACATCCTGAGGAGGTCAAGCATCACTGTTTCCGAAGAAACCGTTTTCTGAACACCTGCGACACTTATCCGATAGTGGGATCGTCTGTATCTGATAGCATGGAACACGGACACACGACAGAAACCATGATGATGGACAACTCAGACAATAAGTAG
- a CDS encoding helix-turn-helix domain-containing protein, with the protein MKTSNNIRSRFGQRIRYLRREAGMSQEAFADKCGLDRTYVSGIERGVRNPTLEIIYIIANGLQIELSELFNFEVIHHPH; encoded by the coding sequence ATGAAAACATCGAACAATATCAGATCCCGTTTTGGGCAAAGAATTAGGTATCTCAGGAGAGAAGCTGGGATGTCACAAGAAGCTTTTGCTGACAAATGCGGGCTGGATCGAACTTATGTCAGTGGCATTGAACGCGGTGTCAGAAATCCTACCTTAGAAATTATTTACATAATAGCGAATGGCCTACAGATTGAACTGAGTGAATTGTTCAATTTTGAGGTAATCCATCACCCTCATTAA
- the efp gene encoding elongation factor P translates to MATYSTNEFRSGLKIMLDGEPCAILDSEFVKPGKGQAFARVRIRKLITGKLLEKTFKSTDSVESADVMDVNLTYLYNDGEFWHFMNNETFEQLAADTKAVGDNAKWLIDQAECVLTLWDGRPIAVTPPNFVELEVVDTDPGLKGDTAGTGGKPATLSTGAVVKVPLFVQIGEVIKVDTRSNEYVSRVK, encoded by the coding sequence ATGGCTACTTATAGTACCAATGAATTCCGTTCAGGTCTTAAAATCATGTTAGATGGCGAGCCGTGCGCTATTCTTGACAGTGAATTTGTTAAACCAGGTAAAGGACAAGCATTTGCCCGCGTTCGTATTCGTAAACTGATTACGGGTAAACTGTTAGAAAAAACATTTAAATCAACCGATTCTGTTGAAAGTGCAGATGTCATGGATGTCAACCTGACTTATTTGTACAACGACGGTGAATTCTGGCATTTCATGAACAACGAAACTTTCGAGCAGTTGGCTGCGGATACGAAAGCGGTTGGTGATAATGCCAAATGGCTGATCGATCAGGCAGAATGTGTTCTGACTCTGTGGGATGGCCGTCCTATCGCTGTCACACCACCAAACTTTGTTGAACTGGAAGTTGTTGATACCGATCCCGGTCTGAAAGGTGATACCGCGGGTACTGGTGGTAAACCTGCAACATTAAGCACGGGTGCTGTGGTAAAAGTACCTCTGTTTGTACAAATCGGCGAAGTCATCAAAGTTGATACCCGTTCTAACGAATACGTATCTCGCGTGAAATAA
- the rsmC gene encoding 16S rRNA (guanine(1207)-N(2))-methyltransferase RsmC encodes MSVLTPASEVILRHHEHLRAHHLLFAGDLQDDLATEIEAASVRVHTNQYHHWQSLIRKLGDHAWYGLVADSAFIQDCDTLIYYWPKSKQEARFQLRNLFSILPVNTNIFIVGENRSGVRSVDKLMEDVMTFRKIDTARRCSLFYGQLKDQVQFDQNNWWNSYQVGDATINTLPGVFSQDDLDVGSRLLLSTFDAPISGKLLDIACGAGVLATVLGKKNPDLSLTLSDVSAAAITSSKATLKANKLKGNVVASNVYSAIEEKFDWIISNPPFHDGLKTTLVAAEDMIRMAPSYLKSGGQLRIVANAFLPYPDLLDKAFGGHEVIAQTGKFKVYRATKK; translated from the coding sequence ATGTCAGTATTAACCCCGGCCAGCGAAGTGATCCTGCGCCACCATGAGCATTTACGTGCTCATCATCTGCTCTTTGCCGGTGATCTTCAAGACGACCTGGCAACGGAAATTGAAGCGGCCAGTGTGCGTGTACATACTAACCAATATCACCATTGGCAATCGCTGATCCGCAAACTGGGTGATCATGCCTGGTATGGCCTGGTTGCAGACAGCGCATTTATTCAAGACTGTGATACGCTGATTTATTACTGGCCAAAAAGCAAACAAGAGGCGCGTTTCCAACTGCGGAATCTGTTTTCCATCCTGCCCGTCAATACGAATATCTTTATTGTCGGTGAAAACCGCAGTGGTGTGCGCAGTGTGGATAAATTAATGGAAGATGTGATGACCTTCCGCAAAATTGATACCGCACGCCGTTGCAGCTTGTTCTATGGGCAGTTGAAAGATCAGGTTCAGTTTGATCAAAATAATTGGTGGAACAGTTATCAGGTAGGCGATGCCACCATCAATACGCTACCCGGCGTATTTAGCCAAGATGATTTGGATGTCGGCAGCCGTCTGCTGCTTTCTACCTTTGATGCGCCTATCTCTGGAAAACTGCTGGATATTGCTTGTGGTGCTGGCGTTCTGGCAACCGTATTGGGTAAAAAGAACCCTGATTTGTCCCTGACACTCAGCGATGTCAGTGCTGCCGCCATCACATCCAGTAAGGCAACATTGAAAGCCAATAAGCTGAAAGGCAATGTGGTTGCCAGTAATGTCTATTCTGCGATTGAAGAGAAGTTTGACTGGATCATTTCTAATCCACCCTTCCATGATGGTTTGAAAACGACCTTAGTTGCCGCCGAGGATATGATTCGGATGGCACCAAGTTATCTTAAATCGGGTGGTCAATTGCGAATTGTCGCCAACGCTTTCTTGCCCTACCCGGATCTGCTGGATAAAGCCTTTGGCGGCCATGAAGTCATTGCGCAGACAGGCAAGTTCAAAGTATACCGCGCGACAAAGAAATAA
- the sugE gene encoding quaternary ammonium compound efflux SMR transporter SugE, whose protein sequence is MSWLILLIAGLLEVVWAIGLKYTQGFSRLGPSVMALGAMAVSMGLLAYAMKTLPAGTAYAVWTGIGAVGTAIFGIMVLGESVNVARILSLGLIVIGIMGLKLAS, encoded by the coding sequence ATGTCTTGGTTGATCCTTCTTATTGCGGGTTTGTTGGAAGTCGTTTGGGCCATTGGGCTGAAATATACTCAGGGGTTTTCGCGTTTAGGGCCAAGTGTTATGGCACTTGGCGCGATGGCTGTCAGTATGGGATTACTCGCCTATGCGATGAAAACGCTGCCAGCCGGCACTGCGTATGCCGTGTGGACAGGTATTGGTGCTGTAGGAACAGCCATTTTTGGCATTATGGTGTTAGGCGAATCGGTGAACGTTGCCCGGATATTGAGCCTTGGTCTGATAGTTATTGGCATTATGGGCTTAAAACTGGCGAGTTGA